The genomic DNA AAGGTACTGCGCGCTCCTGCCTGTACGGCAATGCCAGCCAACCCCAGTGCAGCCCGATCGTCGCCAGCCGCAGTTTCGCAGGCACTGAGGACCAACAGCTCGATGGGGCGTGCTGTTAGGTCGTCGCGCGATCGCAACAGCCTTCGCAATTCGTTAATGAAAATGGGTCGGTCCCAAGCTAGCACAAATGTTTCCTCTAGATTAGAACTGAACTGTCCGTGGGTGGCTAGATGTACCACAGGAAAAGGCACCTTTTCCACTTCCGTTTGTAGCGTTTGCGTGGTGAAGCGGCGATCGAGGAGGATCTCGCTGGAGACCTTGCTTTGAATGGCTTCCATTTCTTGGCTGACATATGCCAGAGAACTAAAACCGTGGCGAGCTTCTGTTAGCCCTGCTGCTAGTACCTGCAACGAACGAACCGGTAGCGGTTGGGGGTCGAGTAGTTGTAAACCCGGCGTGAGGGCTACTTGATATTTTTCAACCAAATAGCGATCGCCGTCAAATAAGGCTGACATGGGAATATTACGCAAGGTACCGTCAAGCACAAACACCAGTATTTGCACGTTATGCTGGGACAAGTCGGCTTCCAACGGTTTTACCAACCATTCATATAATTCCGTTCCCAGTTGTTTGCCCCGGGGTGAGGTGAGCGGTTTGGCCAGCTCTCGCAACCACTGGTGTGTTTGTGTTTCGATCTGCTGTCGGGTTACAGGTACTGTATACTGCCGTAAGGGCTGGTTGGGCAAGCTGACAATTAGCTCCAGACGATTTTCCAGGATGATAGGGTGGATAGCGGCTGCCGTCCGATCCACACGATCGATGGTTGTTTGTTGGTCTTCCAAGCAGGCCGTGCGGAAAAAATTATTTAATTCTGCCAAACGCAAGGACTCGACCACCTGTCGTGCCAGCTTTAACCTGGCTTGGCGATCGCTTGCCGTTGTTGCCAGCAACAAATCTAAAAACTCTCGGTACAGGGGTTCGACGCTGTTTCTAAAGGAAAATTGTAAATCCGGACTGGTAACAATCAAATCCCGACGCAAGGATTGCAAAGTGTTGTAAGCAACTTCGTAGGCTGAAATGGCGGCTTCGATTTTTCCCTGTGCCCGCAAAACCCGCCCTAACTGCCACTGCCATCGATAGAGCAAATCCCCCGCTTGCAGAAGTTGCGATCGCTGCAAAGCCTGCTCGTTTAACAATTGGGCATCTGACCATTGTTGCCGCCGTTCGTAGAACCACGCCAAATATCCAATGGCGTAAGCTTCCGCTCGCTTGTCTTGAATTCTTCGGGCTTGGCGAACGGCCTCTGCAAATACTTCCAAAGTTATCCCATCGTAGGCAGGATTGGCACTCAGTAAGTCGGCATAGTTGATGCGGGCATAAACAGCAGCTCGGCGATCGCTCAACTGAGGAAGCCAGTCTTTGACTTCCCACAACAAGGCTGGATCTGTGTTTTCTTGGGTAAGCTGCTGCAGGTGGAGTTGGTTTAACCTTGCCTGCACCCGAGGAAGTAAATGGGTTGCTGCTTGTTCCGCCCTTTTGTAAAAGTCAAGCGCCACGGCCAGTTCTTGCTTCATCTGCGCCGTATTGCCCAAACTGAGGAAAATGGGACTGATAAATTCTAACTTTGCTTGCCGTTCAGCTACAGCGAGTGCTTCTTGTAAAACCTGTTGCGATCGCTCTAGTTCGCCAATTGCCCGCCATACATTTCCCAAACTTTGCCAAACCAAGATTTTGGTTTCCTCCACAGGCAGCTGCTGTAGCGATCGCTCTACTGCGGTCAAGGTCTGTCTGGCTCTCATATACAGCCCCAAAGACTGTTCTGCCTGAGCTAGATTGATGC from Geitlerinema sp. PCC 9228 includes the following:
- a CDS encoding CHAT domain-containing protein: MAIAKIWRWGGNMFIGILLAMALAVGSVARETNPRHQSAASLMQQGQVLYQAQKYTQAVQVWQQAENLLQQHSDTQHRALVASYLALAYHQSGQTDRANAAIATSLQLLRDYPAKTAAQQRILGQAFHTQGTLQFALGQVEAAADSWRQAAQAFARSGEEIRQLGSSINLAQAEQSLGLYMRARQTLTAVERSLQQLPVEETKILVWQSLGNVWRAIGELERSQQVLQEALAVAERQAKLEFISPIFLSLGNTAQMKQELAVALDFYKRAEQAATHLLPRVQARLNQLHLQQLTQENTDPALLWEVKDWLPQLSDRRAAVYARINYADLLSANPAYDGITLEVFAEAVRQARRIQDKRAEAYAIGYLAWFYERRQQWSDAQLLNEQALQRSQLLQAGDLLYRWQWQLGRVLRAQGKIEAAISAYEVAYNTLQSLRRDLIVTSPDLQFSFRNSVEPLYREFLDLLLATTASDRQARLKLARQVVESLRLAELNNFFRTACLEDQQTTIDRVDRTAAAIHPIILENRLELIVSLPNQPLRQYTVPVTRQQIETQTHQWLRELAKPLTSPRGKQLGTELYEWLVKPLEADLSQHNVQILVFVLDGTLRNIPMSALFDGDRYLVEKYQVALTPGLQLLDPQPLPVRSLQVLAAGLTEARHGFSSLAYVSQEMEAIQSKVSSEILLDRRFTTQTLQTEVEKVPFPVVHLATHGQFSSNLEETFVLAWDRPIFINELRRLLRSRDDLTARPIELLVLSACETAAGDDRAALGLAGIAVQAGARSTLASLWSLDDRSGAVFMEQFYQVLMQPDISKAAALQQTQQALLQSPDYRHPRYWAPYVLLGNWL